The Deinococcus hopiensis KR-140 sequence GCGAGTGGATGGGCGGCTTGAGCCAGAAGACGCTGACGAAGGCCCTGCGGCAGATGGGGACCGGCGGGCCGGTGCCGCGCACGGTCTATCCCGTTATTCCGCCCCAGGTGAAGTGCGGGCTGACAGATATGGGCGGTGGTCTGAGCGCGGCCTTCTGCGGCGGGCGGCACTGGGCCGAGCGGCACCGTGAAGCCGTCGGGGCGGCCCGTCAGACATTTGGCAGCCGTTGCGGGAACTCCTGAGGGCTGCCGTCCATGCCCCTTTCCCACGCCATCGGCTTTGACGACTCGCCCTTCGCCCGTGAGCACCGCGGCGATGTGCGCGTCTTTGGCACAGTGTTCGCAGGATGGACCCTGCACGGAGTGGTCAGCGGACGGGTCCGGCGCGACGGGCGCAACAGCACGCCCGAACTCGCGCGCCTCGTGCAGGAAAGTGGCGCGGCCGGGCACCTGCAGCTGATTTTGCTTCAGGGCGTGGCGCTGGCAGGCTTCAACGTGGTAGACGCCCCCACGCTGCGCTCGGCCACGGGGTTGCCCGTCCTGATCGTGGCCCGGCGGGCGCCGAATCTCGACCGCATCCGCACCGCGCTGCTCACGCGCGTACCGGGCGGAGCGCGCAAGTGGCGCTTGATCGAGGCTCTCGGGCCGATGGAGCCGTGTGGGGGCGTGTACGTGCAGCGGGTGGGGCTGGACCTCGACGAGGCTGGGCAATCCCTCGCTGCCCTCACGGTGACCGGGCGCATTCCCGAGCCCCTGCGGGCCGCCCACCTGATCGCGGGAGGAGTGATGCGGGGCAGCAGCCGGGGCGGGCGGGTGTGAAGCTTTAGCCCGGCTTCTGCGCGTTCTCAATCTCCCGCAGGTGGCGGATGCGGTCCAGGGTGCCGGGGTGGGTCTGCAGCAGGTCTTCGACGCGGTGCTCCGCCTTTACGCTGTTCTCGTCGGCGTTCTTGTCCTCGGTTTCCAGACGTCCCAGGATGTCCCGCAGGGGCTTGGTGCTGCCGTAGGCCCCCATCAGAAAGCGGCCCGACACCTCGTCGGCCTGCGTCTCCGCGTCTCTGGAGTAGCCGCGTTGCAGCAGCGAGGCCGG is a genomic window containing:
- a CDS encoding winged helix-turn-helix transcriptional regulator, whose translation is MVDVEGARLVRGTLFPGLYTPPAETGPGLDRLPREITGRVADKWTVTALEVPADHGRLRFTQVGEWMGGLSQKTLTKALRQMGTGGPVPRTVYPVIPPQVKCGLTDMGGGLSAAFCGGRHWAERHREAVGAARQTFGSRCGNS
- a CDS encoding DUF99 family protein; amino-acid sequence: MPLSHAIGFDDSPFAREHRGDVRVFGTVFAGWTLHGVVSGRVRRDGRNSTPELARLVQESGAAGHLQLILLQGVALAGFNVVDAPTLRSATGLPVLIVARRAPNLDRIRTALLTRVPGGARKWRLIEALGPMEPCGGVYVQRVGLDLDEAGQSLAALTVTGRIPEPLRAAHLIAGGVMRGSSRGGRV